In the genome of Acetobacter oryzifermentans, one region contains:
- a CDS encoding P-II family nitrogen regulator — translation MKLVTAIIKPFKLDDVREALAPLGIQGLTVSEVKGFGRQRGQTEIYRGAEYRISFLPKIKVEIVIKDDMEDMVVEAIATAAHTGKIGDGKIFVSDISRAVRIRTKESGESAL, via the coding sequence ATGAAACTGGTTACTGCGATTATCAAGCCTTTCAAACTTGATGACGTGCGCGAAGCTCTGGCCCCTTTAGGTATTCAGGGGTTAACAGTTTCTGAAGTGAAGGGCTTTGGTCGGCAACGCGGCCAGACCGAGATTTATCGTGGTGCAGAATATCGCATCAGTTTTCTGCCCAAGATCAAGGTTGAAATTGTTATCAAAGATGACATGGAAGACATGGTTGTGGAGGCCATTGCCACAGCAGCGCATACTGGCAAAATTGGTGATGGCAAAATTTTTGTAAGTGATATTTCACGCGCTGTTCGTATTCGCACCAAAGAATCTGGCGAAAGTGCTCTGTAA
- the cysE gene encoding serine O-acetyltransferase, whose translation MDAATHDGAQAAVKASHFDEDSSICAPQLNVLWQQMTQQACVCHDPLVKGLLATGVRSHSDFSSALAALIGRKLGDRSVASDALAELVKEGFDAEPDIVCAAAADLLAIRERDPACPDFVTPFLFFKGYQAVQTYRVAHWLWAEGRRHLALHLQSRASELFAVDIHPSARLGRRILFDHGTGIVVGETCIIEDDVSILQNVTLGGTGKHSGDRHPKVRRGVLIGAGAKVLGNIEIGEGAKIGAGSIVLEPVPPFTTVVGNPARKVGVRHTGRMPALNMDQTLPPIDYII comes from the coding sequence ATGGATGCAGCAACGCATGACGGTGCTCAGGCTGCCGTCAAAGCCAGCCATTTTGATGAAGACAGCTCAATCTGCGCACCTCAGCTAAATGTTCTGTGGCAACAGATGACACAGCAGGCCTGTGTTTGCCATGATCCGTTGGTGAAAGGGTTGCTGGCGACAGGCGTGCGCAGTCATTCAGATTTTTCTTCTGCACTGGCGGCGTTGATCGGGCGCAAGCTGGGGGATCGGTCTGTGGCATCCGATGCTTTGGCAGAGCTTGTTAAAGAAGGCTTTGATGCAGAGCCGGATATTGTATGTGCCGCCGCGGCTGATCTACTGGCGATTCGAGAAAGAGATCCCGCCTGCCCGGATTTTGTAACGCCGTTTCTGTTCTTTAAAGGCTATCAGGCAGTTCAAACATATCGGGTGGCGCATTGGTTGTGGGCAGAGGGGCGGCGGCATCTGGCGTTACATCTGCAAAGCCGCGCATCGGAGTTGTTTGCAGTCGATATTCACCCATCAGCGCGCCTTGGTCGGCGTATTTTATTCGATCACGGTACGGGCATTGTTGTAGGGGAAACCTGCATTATCGAAGATGATGTTTCCATTCTGCAAAACGTTACACTGGGTGGCACAGGCAAGCATTCTGGAGACAGGCACCCTAAGGTGCGGCGTGGCGTGTTGATTGGTGCCGGTGCCAAGGTTTTGGGGAATATTGAAATTGGTGAGGGTGCCAAAATTGGAGCTGGTTCCATTGTGCTGGAACCCGTGCCGCCCTTTACAACGGTTGTAGGTAACCCAGCCCGTAAGGTTGGTGTGCGCCATACCGGGCGCATGCCCGCCCTGAATATGGATCAGACACTGCCGCCAATTGATTATATTATTTGA
- a CDS encoding UbiH/UbiF/VisC/COQ6 family ubiquinone biosynthesis hydroxylase codes for MHQTAHAEPAAAAHAQMPISDVDVCIIGAGPVGGTLACHLAQAGIKVAVVDKADLPPMEDPDFDGRAYAIAAGPKAYLEEAGVWEALPLPSCPIEDILVTDGRPGEPASPLFLEFTREDANQPFGWMIEARSLRVALNASLHTTPEITLLAPAEASIVRHKEGATVTLHDGRSFKAKLIVAADGRKSRLRSQAGIPLTRLSYGQTAIVCAIAHEFPHDNSALEHFLPAGPFAQLPLPGNEEHPYMSAIVWSDHDGLAERFAALPDDVFAMQLQRRMGNNRLGQVKPVGRRWTYPLSAQYAQRYTDTRMVLVGDAAHGIHPIAGQGLNLGFRDIIALSKILIAAHHHGKDLGAPELLARYQAECRPANMLMLAATDVLDRLFSNNNPVLRFARDVGIAGVNRLPALRKAFVKHAMGL; via the coding sequence ATGCATCAGACAGCCCATGCTGAGCCCGCAGCGGCAGCACACGCGCAGATGCCCATTTCAGATGTAGATGTCTGCATTATTGGTGCTGGGCCAGTTGGGGGAACCTTGGCGTGCCACTTGGCGCAGGCGGGTATCAAAGTGGCTGTGGTGGACAAGGCGGATCTGCCGCCCATGGAAGACCCAGATTTTGATGGCCGGGCCTATGCTATTGCTGCTGGCCCCAAAGCGTATCTGGAAGAAGCCGGTGTGTGGGAGGCTCTGCCTCTGCCATCCTGCCCGATTGAGGATATTCTTGTAACGGATGGGCGGCCGGGTGAGCCTGCATCGCCGTTATTTCTGGAGTTCACGCGGGAAGATGCCAATCAGCCATTTGGATGGATGATTGAGGCACGCTCTTTGCGTGTAGCGTTAAACGCCAGCCTGCACACTACGCCAGAAATTACACTGCTGGCCCCGGCTGAAGCCAGTATTGTGCGGCATAAGGAAGGGGCAACAGTAACCCTGCATGACGGGCGCAGTTTTAAGGCAAAGCTGATTGTGGCGGCTGATGGGCGTAAAAGCCGTTTGCGCTCTCAGGCGGGCATTCCGCTTACGCGCTTGTCTTATGGGCAAACGGCTATTGTTTGCGCCATTGCGCATGAATTCCCGCATGATAACAGCGCGCTTGAGCATTTCCTACCCGCAGGACCATTTGCGCAACTTCCTTTGCCGGGGAATGAAGAACACCCTTACATGTCCGCTATTGTCTGGAGCGATCATGATGGCTTGGCAGAGCGTTTTGCCGCATTGCCGGACGATGTGTTTGCCATGCAGCTTCAGCGCCGGATGGGCAATAATCGTTTAGGGCAGGTCAAGCCTGTGGGGCGGCGGTGGACGTATCCTCTGTCTGCCCAGTATGCCCAACGTTATACGGATACCCGCATGGTTCTGGTGGGAGATGCCGCGCATGGTATCCATCCCATAGCCGGGCAGGGGCTTAATTTGGGTTTTCGCGATATTATTGCGTTAAGCAAGATTTTGATTGCAGCACATCATCACGGCAAAGATCTGGGAGCGCCTGAGTTGCTGGCGCGTTATCAGGCAGAATGCCGCCCAGCCAACATGCTTATGCTTGCAGCAACCGATGTGCTGGACAGGCTGTTCAGTAACAATAATCCAGTTTTAAGGTTTGCGCGTGATGTGGGTATTGCAGGGGTAAACCGTTTGCCCGCCCTGCGTAAAGCCTTTGTAAAGCACGCTATGGGATTGTGA
- a CDS encoding DedA family protein, with protein sequence MMESMGLPLPAETCIITAALYSLKTHHLGIEGITAAAILGAIIGDNFGYLIGRHVGLPLLQKHGAKIGLTADRLLLGEYLFHHHGDAIVFFGRFISVARVFVALLAGACQLRWPRFMLFNALGGTCWAGGYAIGTYILGNQITKLSGTVGTCVGVIGIICIIGSAIFLKKNEKKLMQRALAEAKTGQFPPA encoded by the coding sequence ATGATGGAGAGCATGGGCCTGCCCTTACCAGCGGAAACCTGCATTATCACGGCTGCGCTTTACAGCCTTAAAACCCACCATCTGGGTATTGAGGGCATTACTGCGGCTGCGATTTTGGGGGCCATTATCGGAGATAATTTCGGTTATCTAATCGGACGCCATGTTGGGCTACCGCTTTTACAGAAACATGGCGCAAAAATTGGCCTGACAGCAGATCGCCTCCTGTTAGGGGAATATCTGTTTCACCATCATGGCGATGCCATTGTTTTCTTTGGGCGCTTTATCTCTGTTGCACGCGTGTTTGTGGCATTGCTTGCAGGAGCCTGCCAATTGCGCTGGCCGCGCTTTATGCTGTTTAATGCCCTTGGCGGCACTTGCTGGGCTGGTGGCTATGCTATTGGCACGTACATTCTGGGCAATCAGATTACCAAATTGTCCGGAACAGTCGGAACATGCGTGGGCGTTATTGGGATTATCTGTATTATCGGGAGCGCCATCTTCCTTAAAAAGAACGAGAAAAAGCTTATGCAGCGCGCCCTTGCTGAAGCCAAGACAGGCCAATTCCCCCCAGCCTGA
- the galE gene encoding UDP-glucose 4-epimerase GalE, which produces MARFLVTGGAGYVGSHVVLALLDDGHDVVVLDNLRTGHRAAVPEQATFVQGDISDIDCLDKVLSSGTWDGILHFAALSLVGESMQNPMMYMTANAGYGFGLIDACVRHGVKRFVFSSTANLFGSAGEGPINEDAPINPGSPYGESKYMVERALYWADKIHGLKSACLRYFNAAGADPAGRAGEDHRPETHLIPLVIDAALKRRPALTLFGEDYPTPDGTCIRDYVHVTDLARAHLAVLPLLNDKSVVFNVGTGRGNSNREIIDAVGRVSNLEVPWQAGPRRAGDPASLVASPARLMEATGWAPEFTDIDRIVETAFNWRKNHPQGYGA; this is translated from the coding sequence ATGGCTCGTTTTCTGGTAACCGGTGGCGCTGGGTATGTTGGCAGCCACGTTGTTCTTGCCCTGCTGGATGATGGGCACGACGTTGTTGTGCTGGACAACCTGCGCACTGGCCACCGCGCCGCGGTGCCAGAACAGGCGACCTTCGTGCAAGGTGATATTTCAGACATTGATTGTCTGGATAAGGTTCTTTCCTCCGGCACGTGGGATGGCATTCTGCATTTTGCAGCCCTCTCCTTGGTAGGAGAAAGCATGCAAAACCCCATGATGTACATGACAGCCAATGCTGGCTATGGTTTTGGGCTGATTGATGCCTGCGTGCGCCACGGTGTAAAACGCTTTGTGTTTTCCTCCACAGCCAACCTGTTTGGTTCTGCTGGGGAAGGCCCGATTAACGAGGATGCCCCCATCAACCCCGGCTCTCCGTATGGCGAGAGCAAATATATGGTGGAACGCGCCCTGTACTGGGCTGACAAAATTCATGGGCTAAAAAGTGCCTGCCTGCGCTATTTCAACGCCGCTGGGGCTGATCCGGCTGGCCGTGCGGGGGAAGACCATCGCCCTGAAACGCATCTGATCCCGCTGGTTATTGATGCCGCCCTGAAGCGTCGCCCAGCCCTTACGCTGTTTGGTGAGGATTACCCCACACCAGATGGCACCTGTATCCGTGATTATGTGCATGTTACAGATCTGGCGCGCGCCCATCTGGCTGTGCTGCCGCTTCTGAATGATAAAAGCGTGGTGTTTAACGTTGGCACAGGGCGCGGCAATTCCAACCGCGAAATTATTGATGCCGTTGGCCGCGTGAGCAATCTGGAAGTGCCTTGGCAGGCAGGCCCACGCCGCGCGGGTGATCCGGCCAGCCTGGTGGCCAGCCCAGCGCGCCTGATGGAAGCAACAGGTTGGGCGCCAGAATTTACGGATATTGATCGGATTGTGGAAACAGCCTTTAACTGGCGCAAAAACCACCCGCAGGGTTATGGCGCGTAA
- a CDS encoding type II toxin-antitoxin system HicA family toxin, producing MKKAGWTEIRVRGSHHQFRHPNHPHTVTVPHPKKDLGKGLVAAIKKQAGLK from the coding sequence ATGAAAAAGGCAGGATGGACAGAAATTCGAGTTCGTGGCTCTCACCACCAGTTCAGGCACCCCAATCACCCTCACACGGTCACGGTGCCCCACCCTAAAAAAGATTTAGGTAAGGGACTCGTAGCTGCCATCAAAAAACAAGCTGGGCTGAAATAG
- a CDS encoding type II toxin-antitoxin system HicB family antitoxin, with product MRYPIVIEPGSETTSYGVVFPDLPGCFSAGDTLDEAVKNASKAAALWIEDALDNSEKVPAPSPLENVRDNPEWKNWIVGFADVDPMLFDTTAERVNITLPRRVLTRLDRRAKEEGETRSGFIARLAMGA from the coding sequence ATGCGCTATCCAATCGTAATTGAGCCGGGATCTGAAACCACATCTTACGGTGTTGTATTTCCAGACCTTCCCGGCTGCTTCTCTGCCGGTGATACATTGGATGAGGCCGTTAAAAATGCGTCTAAAGCTGCTGCGCTGTGGATTGAAGATGCATTGGATAACAGCGAAAAAGTTCCTGCGCCTTCTCCGCTAGAAAACGTGCGAGACAACCCAGAATGGAAAAACTGGATTGTTGGTTTCGCTGATGTTGATCCTATGCTGTTCGATACAACGGCGGAGCGTGTGAATATCACCCTGCCCCGGCGTGTTCTGACCCGACTAGATAGGCGCGCAAAGGAAGAAGGAGAAACACGCTCTGGATTTATTGCCCGCTTAGCTATGGGCGCATGA
- a CDS encoding helix-turn-helix domain-containing protein has translation MDSPTPEMIAETRKNKNLTQSDAARLVHVAPRSWRMWEAGDRAMHSAFWELFLMKTAKAHTMTPININAIDANLLADIAGQEKEFSAYQVPVEGRDVANQAYQIVFSDAIQRGGIVMVGSGSSGMTFWTDANSADDVLRRYLADEMMG, from the coding sequence ATGGATAGCCCAACACCCGAAATGATAGCCGAGACGAGAAAAAATAAAAATCTCACACAATCAGATGCTGCCCGCCTCGTCCACGTTGCCCCCAGATCGTGGCGCATGTGGGAGGCGGGCGATAGAGCAATGCACTCAGCATTTTGGGAATTATTTTTGATGAAAACCGCGAAAGCACACACAATGACACCGATCAATATCAATGCCATAGATGCCAATCTCCTGGCGGACATTGCTGGCCAAGAAAAAGAATTTTCTGCATATCAGGTGCCTGTTGAGGGCCGAGATGTGGCCAATCAGGCCTACCAAATCGTTTTCTCCGATGCGATCCAGCGCGGCGGCATCGTGATGGTTGGATCTGGTTCCAGCGGTATGACATTTTGGACGGACGCAAATAGTGCGGATGACGTGCTGCGCCGGTATCTAGCAGATGAGATGATGGGGTAA
- a CDS encoding glycoside hydrolase family protein — protein sequence MSGTNSTATTPSGQPISALPEAQNVAAEDSILGVFSGKAQLATPANIVKAGLPSDVVKTADLDDALSGSALNQYVTQAATHAAASETSANQSQTASAAASTSAAQAAQTGVQVATIASSVNDTATSAQNAVAGVTADANAAKVLLTAALSGSAPLEYRGYWDAATNSPALASSTGTEGDLYIVSVAGTTNLDGNAAWSVGDGAWFTGGKWVYFARAGWAAVAQEIVAINALGVGDHRLSAGGTGFSISDDTGNVAFEIDFSGNMLALNLTLPDGSILQVAENQDAPLRLVGSDGTYLDIGLPDTDPVIVETAPDLWLDAASGLTCAASGAVQSWSSKTASPWNATIAAGNPVKIANAIGDLPAIHFDGASALSHALPFIPGTVIAVYRNTTTAGSAQPAIVACDSATAGTPAYALRGFIPMGVSGGFSRAQGYQVGTSVSGTEFAGRVSGALGHWQVLGATYTNDTVTTASGKTHSIPCVKSPAATVLAPGGKSGTIGATYNASGALTDFFTGDLCELLIWQRALSQREYNAVVASLQSKYELQPVFGRFLYGAFQTTEAGLESGGVEGLVMLSSDNGVEWQHVPTELIFDSAHTMRDPTITYHNGRFLLACTAGSFGNGYQDRFSVYESTDGRHWSFVTDVICTVGGVTSHQTWAPEWFHNPADGVLRLVVHLDIGSAASQIYEMHPTDETLLNWSTPVLISLTNYSNVIDSFPLYYKDRWVLFFKDESARQIQIATASVPTGPYTVLTTGDWAGWGSGVEGPSVMPLGEDAAGNTMFRIYIDAQGAGISYSDAVGAWPDVLTGKWSAPKLLTVPSNPQHGTCIRNPIPNFGV from the coding sequence ATGTCAGGAACTAACTCAACGGCGACCACGCCTAGTGGCCAGCCGATTTCGGCGTTGCCTGAAGCGCAAAATGTCGCAGCCGAAGACAGTATTTTAGGCGTATTTAGCGGCAAGGCGCAGCTTGCGACACCTGCCAATATTGTTAAGGCCGGACTACCATCAGACGTTGTAAAAACGGCTGATCTGGATGACGCGCTGTCTGGCTCTGCGCTAAACCAGTATGTCACGCAGGCCGCCACACATGCAGCAGCCTCAGAAACATCCGCCAATCAGTCTCAGACAGCATCAGCGGCGGCTTCGACAAGCGCCGCACAGGCAGCACAAACAGGCGTGCAGGTTGCAACTATTGCATCCAGTGTTAACGATACAGCCACCAGCGCTCAAAACGCAGTTGCAGGCGTAACGGCAGATGCTAACGCGGCCAAAGTGCTTCTGACAGCCGCTCTGTCCGGATCTGCGCCGCTGGAATACCGCGGCTATTGGGATGCCGCGACAAACTCCCCCGCGTTAGCCAGCAGCACCGGGACTGAGGGCGATCTCTATATCGTTTCAGTCGCCGGGACCACAAACCTAGATGGCAATGCCGCGTGGTCAGTGGGCGATGGCGCGTGGTTCACGGGCGGCAAATGGGTATATTTTGCCCGCGCCGGATGGGCTGCTGTAGCGCAAGAAATTGTGGCCATCAATGCGCTGGGGGTGGGCGATCACAGGCTATCTGCGGGCGGCACGGGGTTTTCCATCTCTGACGACACCGGCAATGTTGCATTTGAGATTGATTTTTCGGGCAATATGCTGGCTCTCAATCTCACGTTACCTGATGGCTCTATTCTGCAAGTCGCAGAAAATCAGGATGCGCCATTACGGCTGGTCGGCTCTGACGGCACATATCTCGATATCGGCCTGCCAGACACAGACCCGGTTATTGTAGAGACCGCCCCTGATCTCTGGCTAGACGCAGCGAGCGGGCTAACATGCGCAGCGTCTGGCGCAGTCCAGTCGTGGAGCAGCAAAACGGCATCGCCGTGGAATGCAACGATTGCAGCAGGAAATCCTGTCAAAATTGCAAACGCAATCGGTGATCTGCCGGCAATCCATTTTGACGGTGCATCGGCGCTCTCACATGCGCTGCCATTTATACCAGGCACTGTAATCGCAGTTTACCGCAACACAACCACCGCAGGCTCAGCGCAACCTGCAATTGTTGCGTGCGACAGCGCCACTGCTGGCACACCGGCATACGCATTGCGTGGGTTTATCCCGATGGGCGTTAGCGGTGGATTTTCTCGCGCGCAAGGCTATCAGGTCGGCACCAGTGTATCTGGTACCGAGTTTGCAGGCCGTGTGTCCGGTGCTCTTGGGCATTGGCAAGTGCTCGGTGCAACATATACCAACGATACAGTCACCACGGCATCCGGAAAAACACACAGTATCCCATGTGTAAAATCCCCAGCCGCAACTGTTTTAGCCCCCGGTGGGAAATCTGGGACGATTGGCGCAACATATAATGCATCTGGTGCCCTGACTGACTTTTTCACCGGCGACCTGTGCGAACTGCTCATCTGGCAACGCGCGTTGAGCCAGCGCGAATACAATGCTGTCGTCGCATCGTTGCAGAGCAAATACGAGTTACAGCCTGTATTCGGGCGGTTTTTGTACGGCGCGTTTCAGACAACGGAAGCGGGACTAGAATCAGGCGGTGTTGAGGGGCTTGTCATGCTCTCGTCTGACAACGGCGTTGAGTGGCAGCATGTCCCAACAGAGTTGATTTTTGACAGCGCACATACAATGCGCGATCCAACAATCACGTATCACAATGGGCGTTTTTTACTGGCCTGCACTGCTGGATCATTTGGCAACGGGTATCAGGATCGGTTTTCCGTTTATGAGTCTACAGACGGGCGGCACTGGTCGTTTGTGACTGACGTTATTTGCACAGTTGGCGGTGTTACGTCACACCAGACATGGGCCCCCGAGTGGTTCCACAACCCAGCAGATGGCGTTTTGCGTCTAGTAGTCCATCTCGATATTGGATCGGCTGCTAGTCAGATTTACGAAATGCACCCGACTGACGAAACGTTGCTTAACTGGTCAACACCGGTTCTGATTTCGCTGACCAACTATTCGAATGTGATCGACAGTTTTCCTCTCTACTACAAAGATCGTTGGGTTCTGTTTTTCAAAGATGAAAGCGCCCGCCAGATCCAGATTGCCACAGCATCTGTACCCACAGGCCCATACACAGTCCTGACAACAGGCGATTGGGCTGGATGGGGCAGTGGTGTCGAGGGGCCTAGCGTGATGCCTTTGGGCGAAGATGCTGCCGGGAACACGATGTTTAGGATTTATATCGACGCTCAGGGCGCGGGCATTTCATACAGTGACGCCGTTGGCGCATGGCCCGATGTGCTGACGGGAAAATGGTCAGCGCCAAAACTCCTGACTGTACCGTCCAATCCGCAGCACGGCACGTGCATCCGCAACCCAATTCCAAATTTTGGAGTATAA
- a CDS encoding phage fiber-tail adaptor protein, with translation MTAPIPSPNWYPAPGRTLLLPSMDQVRGAVTSPPTQLVWPKKTSADNLDYSLDPSDWLSGTSDYLANIESVEITTSLGEADDLKCLWSSIVNGMACLMIGSGQPGTQQNINVRLLTQQGRRAAVSILLPVSNALSATAPQKTPTLSNGTPIPPNSIQLAGGSILLGDNDQPLLIA, from the coding sequence ATGACCGCACCTATTCCATCCCCAAACTGGTATCCAGCTCCTGGGCGTACACTACTGTTACCTAGTATGGATCAGGTGAGAGGTGCTGTTACCTCTCCACCTACGCAGCTTGTCTGGCCTAAAAAAACTAGCGCAGATAACCTAGATTATTCATTAGATCCAAGTGATTGGCTGTCTGGAACAAGTGATTATTTGGCAAATATCGAAAGCGTTGAAATCACCACATCTCTTGGTGAGGCTGATGACCTAAAATGCCTGTGGTCTAGTATAGTAAACGGCATGGCATGTTTGATGATTGGTAGCGGACAGCCAGGAACACAACAAAATATCAACGTTAGATTGCTAACGCAGCAAGGGCGGCGCGCTGCGGTTAGTATATTGCTGCCCGTTAGCAATGCGCTTTCTGCCACCGCTCCGCAAAAAACGCCGACACTGTCGAACGGAACGCCGATACCACCGAATTCTATCCAGTTGGCAGGTGGATCAATTCTTCTTGGCGATAATGATCAGCCTCTCCTCATTGCATAA
- a CDS encoding putative phage tail protein yields MAAPIFSVENFRSAILSLLPRGPIWSRAVDGVLYKLAGVWAQTFQRNGERSAHLLVDAFPATTDELLPEWQKTLGLPDAVQTTTPTLAQAQGQVVARLCGDQNISIPALEDLAKTLGYSATVTPCSAFYFGMPFGSSFGGEGWNFVYIITVDSPASDDHTVFEYEMRRASQSGTTIYFEYTG; encoded by the coding sequence ATGGCTGCTCCTATTTTCTCTGTTGAGAATTTCCGCAGTGCCATTCTGTCTCTCCTACCGCGTGGCCCTATATGGTCTCGCGCTGTTGATGGCGTTTTGTACAAATTGGCTGGTGTGTGGGCGCAGACGTTCCAGCGTAATGGAGAGCGGTCAGCTCATCTGCTGGTAGACGCGTTCCCTGCCACAACAGATGAACTCCTGCCAGAATGGCAAAAAACGCTGGGCTTGCCAGATGCTGTCCAAACTACAACGCCTACGCTTGCACAGGCGCAAGGTCAGGTAGTGGCGCGGCTGTGTGGGGACCAAAACATAAGCATCCCTGCATTAGAGGATCTAGCAAAAACGCTTGGATATAGCGCAACAGTTACGCCGTGCAGTGCATTTTATTTTGGCATGCCATTTGGATCCTCCTTTGGGGGAGAGGGATGGAATTTTGTCTACATCATCACTGTAGATTCTCCCGCCTCTGATGATCATACGGTGTTCGAATACGAAATGCGCCGCGCATCCCAATCGGGAACAACCATATATTTCGAATATACAGGGTAA
- a CDS encoding baseplate J/gp47 family protein, whose protein sequence is MPYARPTLTQLRQQALQDVLDGGISNVSAVLRFSVITVITYALAGLAWLHYGYLDWIAKQAVPWTATDEYLAAWGALKGIYLKDATAASGSVTFAVTGTNIIPAGTTIILGGALSAITTADSVTANGQTVAPAECSSTGSAGNIAAGSLATLSSPVEGVQTTGTVATAFTGGADIETQDEFRSRVLDAYQNPGGYGTAADYKGWAEAVAGVTRAWVVPNGFGSGSVVIYVMLDDANAAEGGFPQGTDGASSNDTRYTTATGDQLTVANAVWQKEPATPLVVVCAPIAQATDFVISDLGDENTDANKALIKSALQDMFLRLSGPGVTIHENAWQEAIAAIGLASYDITSPNGPIVPTVAGAMPVLGTLTTES, encoded by the coding sequence ATGCCATACGCACGGCCTACGCTGACGCAGTTGCGCCAGCAGGCATTACAGGATGTTCTGGACGGCGGGATCAGCAATGTTTCCGCCGTTCTGCGTTTTTCGGTTATTACTGTCATCACCTACGCATTGGCGGGCCTTGCCTGGCTGCATTACGGATATCTGGATTGGATAGCCAAGCAGGCCGTACCCTGGACAGCTACAGATGAGTATCTAGCCGCGTGGGGGGCATTGAAGGGGATTTACCTCAAAGATGCCACAGCGGCTTCTGGCAGCGTTACATTTGCAGTTACAGGCACCAACATTATCCCGGCCGGAACCACTATTATTCTGGGCGGGGCGCTGTCAGCCATAACAACAGCAGACTCAGTTACCGCAAATGGGCAGACAGTTGCTCCAGCAGAGTGCTCAAGCACCGGGTCTGCGGGAAACATTGCAGCCGGATCTCTGGCAACACTGTCCAGCCCGGTTGAGGGTGTGCAGACAACAGGAACTGTAGCCACTGCGTTTACCGGGGGGGCAGATATTGAAACGCAGGATGAGTTTCGCTCCCGCGTTCTGGATGCCTACCAGAACCCTGGTGGATACGGCACAGCAGCAGATTACAAAGGATGGGCAGAAGCAGTTGCTGGCGTAACTCGTGCGTGGGTTGTGCCTAACGGGTTTGGATCTGGATCTGTAGTTATCTACGTTATGCTGGATGATGCAAATGCCGCAGAGGGTGGATTCCCGCAGGGAACAGACGGCGCATCCAGCAATGATACACGCTACACAACCGCTACAGGTGACCAGCTCACGGTAGCAAATGCTGTATGGCAGAAAGAACCTGCAACACCATTAGTGGTTGTATGTGCACCCATTGCTCAGGCAACAGATTTTGTGATCTCAGATCTGGGAGATGAAAATACCGACGCTAATAAAGCGCTCATCAAATCTGCACTACAGGATATGTTTTTGCGTTTGAGTGGTCCGGGTGTGACCATCCACGAAAACGCTTGGCAGGAGGCTATAGCAGCCATCGGCCTGGCATCTTACGATATTACTAGCCCCAATGGCCCCATTGTTCCTACGGTAGCAGGAGCCATGCCAGTTTTGGGGACACTGACAACGGAGAGTTAA
- a CDS encoding phage GP46 family protein — protein MDIAIRWIPSQCRGDFVIEGGDIALDSPLKSAVMVSLFTDRVAPETVTTDAAAVGIRGAPDAAGSNQDDRRGWWADAYAEMPIGSRLWQMARTIKAGQTSALREVEAICYEALEWLVIDSVAQSISVTAEWASGNSPALLFAVKITEPGKTATQEFLFSWAWEGIN, from the coding sequence ATGGATATTGCAATCCGGTGGATACCAAGCCAATGCCGTGGTGATTTTGTTATTGAGGGCGGAGACATTGCCCTAGATAGCCCATTAAAATCTGCGGTTATGGTCAGTTTATTTACTGATCGCGTGGCACCGGAAACAGTTACAACAGATGCCGCGGCAGTTGGTATTCGTGGTGCCCCTGATGCTGCCGGATCTAATCAGGATGATCGGCGTGGGTGGTGGGCGGATGCATATGCAGAAATGCCTATTGGATCTCGATTATGGCAAATGGCACGTACCATTAAAGCGGGGCAAACATCTGCGCTACGTGAGGTTGAGGCTATTTGTTACGAGGCGCTTGAATGGCTTGTAATAGATAGCGTGGCTCAATCAATTAGCGTGACAGCAGAATGGGCCAGCGGAAACTCTCCAGCACTTCTGTTCGCAGTGAAAATTACAGAACCCGGAAAAACAGCCACGCAGGAATTTCTGTTTTCGTGGGCATGGGAGGGGATAAACTAA